The nucleotide sequence GCCATAGAGGAGTATATTGAGAGGTTTTCAGACAGTTCTGAACCTGTCTATTGCCCTGTCACAAAAATGACAATGCAAAGTAAGGCAATGGTGAGCAATGCTTCCCTGAAGAGTGTAATTGAAGAATGGACAACGAGGAATGAGGCCATGCGTGTCAGGATTGCTCGCACTGCCCTTTCTCTGTCAACTGCAGACACAATGGTGCTTGAAGCTATACATGAGCTGAAGTTGCTGGCCAAGTTGAGGGTGAAGAACAGGGAGCTGATGCACAAGATCGGGGTCACCAAGTTCTTAGCACGGTTGTTGGATAACCACAATGGACAGATTCAGTTTGACGCTCTCAAGCTTCTGTGCTTGTTAgctgaagatgaagaaggaaaggTGAGTAGGAAATTTTCTTGCCTACAGGAGTTCATCTCCAATTTAGAACAGTTTATACTGATTGCTCAGCATCTTAGCCTTGTTCTTCAATTATGATATAAGTTTTCTGCATGACATACAGGATATCATTGGAAAAACTAAGGCCATTGCCAGGACAGCAAAACTACTGTCAAGTAATTCTACTGATGAAAGGCATGCAGCCATCTCTTTCTTGCTGGAGCTTTCAAAGTCACAGTTACTGTTGGAGAATATTGGAATCAACACCTGGAAGCATTCTGATCCTCACTACAATGAAGATCAACAGTTCAGATGATCCGATTTCTGCTGAGAAAGCTGGAGCAGTCCTTAAGAACCTGGAGAAGTGTCCAAAGAACATCAAGTACATGGCTGAAAGTGGCTACTTAGAACCTCTTCAGAGTCATCTAGTGGAAGGTGAGATGCAGAGTATTAGGAAAGCATATTTTGCAAGTATGGTAGTAGTTATCTTTACAAGTTTGGTTTTGTTTAATCCACCAAGTTTCTGACATTGTATAAccaaatggcaattctgtaaactTAAGCTACTAGAATACAGCTGCACATGTCGAGTCTTGTATTAGCACTTCATCAGTAAAACATCTGAAAGCTTGCTTTGCATACTAGAACTAAGAGATTTCACTAAGGGCGTCATATTCCTGTAGTAAATTGGTGTTTTAAACTGACTTGAAGATTACAAAACAGGCTCGGAAGAGATGCAGATGGAGATGGTCGGCTACCTCTGTGAGCTAGTCCAAGAGCAGGAGCtcaccattgacatcaacagaaGCACCTCGGAAATCCTCATCAAGATGGCACACGGCTGCAATCCCATGGTCTGCAAGGCAGCATTCAATGTCCTTGCCCATCTTTCTTTGCACCGCCCCAACAGCAAGATGCTTGTCAACGCAGGCGCTGTCCCTGTCATGATCGAGGAACTGTTCATCAGAAAAATGGATGATGAACCGGTGAACTCCATGGCCACCGCTGCCACTGTCCTGGCCAACATTGTTGAGTCAGGCATTGACCCGGAGACCACGGTAGTGAACAAGGAAGGCCATGTCCTCACTTCAAAGTACTCCATCTACAACTTTGTGCACATGCTCAAGTGCTTCATGCCGGACGACCTCAACCTCAGCATCATCCGCATCCTGCTAGCGCTCACCGTGCTCGCCAAACCACTGGCCACAGTGGTCTCGGTCATCCGGGAGAACCACCGCGGCCATTCTATCATCGAGCTCATGAGCTCCCCAACGGAGGTGCTCAGCCTCGCTGCAACAAGGCTGCTCATCACCCTGTCCCCACACATTGGACACACCATCGTAGAGAGGCTCTGCAAGACACAAGGACAGCCACGCAAGGTGGTCAAAAGCATCAGCCTTGCCGGGCGCATCACCGAACGGCAAGCTGCGTTGGCGACACTCCTCTCGAAGCTACCTTATCGGAACACCTCGCTCAACATTGCGCTTGTGCAGGATGGCGCCGTGCCAGCCATACTGACGGCGATAAAAGAGGTTCAGAATGGCGCTGCTAGATCAAGCAGGCACACGGTGCCATACATGGAGGGTCTCATCGGCACGCTCGTGCGGCTCACTGCGACTCTGTACAGCCCAGAAGTGTTGAAGGCGGCCATGGACCACGATCTGGCCTCGGTGCTCACTGAGCTGCTCGATGGAGCAGCCGGGAGCGACGAGGTGCAACGCCTTGCTGCATTGGGGCTTGAGAACCTCAGCTACCAATCCATCAAACTGTCCCAGCCCCCGCCCGATGAGCTGCAATCGAAGAAGAACACCATACTGAAGCTCCTGAAGGACTCAAAGGCGCACAGCAACAACAAGAAGAGCTCACACCACCAGGTCAACATTTGCCCGGTGCACCGGGGAGTCTGTTCCCCAGCGACGACATTCTGCCTCCTCGAGGCCGGCGCTATGGAGGGCCTCCTGGGCTGCCTCGAGAATGACAACATCCGGGTGGTGGAGGCTGCGCTCGGAGCACTGTGCACTCTCCTCGACGAGAGGGTGGACGTCGAGAAGAGTGTAGCGGCCCTTGCCGAGCTCGATGCTGCTCGGCACGTGCTTGCTGCGCTGAGGCAGCACCGGCAAAACTTGCTGTGGCAGAAGTGCTTCTGCGTGGTGGAGAAGCTCCTGGAGCACGGCGACGACCAATGCGTGAGGGAGGTGACAGGCGATCGTATGCTGCCCACGGCGCTGGTGAGCGCCTTCCACAGGGGGGATGAGAGCACTAAGCAGGCAGCCGAGAGCGTCCTCCGGCGACTACACAAGATGCCTGATTACTCTGCAACCTACGTATCCATGGAGTTCTAGTCGTTGGAATGTACACAGTATCAAAGTCTGTGCATATGCTACTTTTTTACTTGCTTGTGTGAACAAACTTACAGAATCGGGCGACCTGGCTTGCTAGTTTCATTTTTGTACAGCACTATGATTTTCACAACCtgaatgttgtaacagatgaatGGATATTGTCAACTAGTAGCGCAACTCCTATGTTGCTTACCTTTAAAAGGTTAAGTTCTCAACCCTGTTTGTTGATTTAAGATCAAAGTACGTAGATTATCTCCCTGTGAAAGACTCCCTTTTGATTTTCTCCCAGTTAAATATTATTCTCTTTCATTctaaattatgtcattttaatttTCTTGAGAGTCAGAAAATCTCAAGATTGACCAAAATCGtagagaattacaaagatttatggtattagagcatctccaagactcTCTGTAAAATGGATCTCTAAAAACTAAGATTTAGAGGATCTCCAAAATAGATAACTTTAAAAGAAACTAGAACACTCCAACAGCCTCTCTATGTATTAAGCAATTCTCTTTATGTGTTGCTGACGACAACACAGTTCTTCCTCCTCGCGCCTCTGTTCTGAGCCTTGGGGCCTCCTCGCACTCCATCACAGCCGTTGCCACCATGGCCCTGCGGCTCCGCTCGATCCAATTAGTGAAGGTTTCTTGAAGCTGAGAAGATGACAGTGAGTGAAGACAGAACTTTGCTGCTTCAGCGGTCAAAAGATTTATCCTTGGGAAGATCGCATTTATTCTTGTTGATTCTCATGTGTTCCTTCTTGCCAACTCGAAATGCAAGCGCTAACCCCACAACTGACTGAAGCCTGTAAAGCTTTTACCCTGGGAAGCAATGTACACGAAGCAGCACAAGGAGAACTTGGCTTGGCCCTGCACCTTGCCGTCGCGCTGTTCGGACGAATTTTGCCATCTCTGGCCTCTTCCGCGAGGCGGAGGCCTCGCTGCCCTGTTCTTGTTCCCCGCGCCCTTGCTGCATGGTACGAGAGCTTTTCCCGCAGCTTGCCGGCGCACTGCTCGACGTCCGGAACCACGCTAGCGTGCAGCGCGTCATACACCACCGATCCCACCACCGGAGTCGAGCATTCCTTGGTGCAAGAATCCAACCTACTCATGGTCGCCATCCTTGGCGCGACGGCGCCCTCTTCACCGTCACGTGAACAACGAAACAGCGCTAGGGGAAAGACCCGGGCACTCGCCCGGGAAGGAGGAGGCACGtgcgagtagggatgaaaacgtcACAAAATCTCTCAACCGCTTTTTACTTCTCCtcttctacaactaaaaagaacaaaatataAACATCGTTTTGATGCGACAATTACCTTGGTTCGTCCGTATGCCATCCCACCTTCCACGTTGTCCAACGGACGAACGAGAAAAGGAAAGACGCCTGCGATCCCTGTCTGCTTTATAGATGGTCTTttaaagcaggcggggatcgcagggatgacagtttctttttctatcgcgtctTTCCTTTTCTCGCTCGCCCGTTAGATAGCGTGGGAGGTGGGATCGATCGCATGGGATGGCAGACGGACGAACAAAGGCAATTGTCGCACCAAAACGGTATCCACACTTTGTTTTTTTAGTTGTATTGTAGGAGATACGTGCAGATACATAGGCatggtgtcgacacagaattttcgtctccgtgccgaggacacacgtagcaagccagaaggatccgctcgatggagcagatccgcctagcttcagcacaagggtggttgatcctgcgcaatcctcccgagacgtgtcagtcaatttgaccctgcaattgacaaggagagaaagctcatcagtaataaAGGGCGAAACgcgccggtgttgccagataattccgaatatgcggctctgagagccgatatgagaggagatcgactaaatagttgattacaacatattcataagaataaatcgattaaaccTCATGAggtcgtataagaagaatcggttatcattcaggataaatattatttaagcaaataataatcgatggcaataagatatcaatgatgatcggtttatactgagccaatgattacaagtaaccgaacttctttttatataaagagacaattcaacaccacttaaccatttaataaagataaatctaatgaacatgttagatctcatccatcgccataaccagtggggcatgaggcagaatcatgtatgtcgtagtaacaacaatagactcgacgaccctaactcattattaatatcagtggagcatgaggcatAATCATGCAggttgtaatacaataataagatcatggagctaacatatcttttaacttatctctacttcaatgatctcgtaatgtgaactgttcgtgaaagcactcgatatcggctaaacagccgattcaggcatagcgcacagttaagatcatgcctCCTTAGAAACGGGTCCaccaactaacgatccctactccatggtgccaacagtggggtgagaggtagaatcccacaggccgtgatgacgggtcatggaacggttttcaataaccaatagatctattcgagatcggacatgccttaaccgcacgctatgcacgattaagattgatgtaaaacagccaataaaagcataattcatcgtttaaggtgtagattaggtcaactttaaattagcaaacgatgagttaaacaagatatgaggccgatccagatcaatctcaatcggacagagtgatattgctgtaattagataaatgatgaaaacaat is from Miscanthus floridulus cultivar M001 chromosome 7, ASM1932011v1, whole genome shotgun sequence and encodes:
- the LOC136467657 gene encoding LOW QUALITY PROTEIN: putative U-box domain-containing protein 42 (The sequence of the model RefSeq protein was modified relative to this genomic sequence to represent the inferred CDS: deleted 1 base in 1 codon), with translation MEQKVNTSGNQGQVICWSNTPPITLLTWYLCRVQIFEVFARTIQFCCFGVDAVMLSVATTNVSQGNTMESVMATMERQTARRTQTNVTQMIESLSASVNLAKDLSARCKGRTYTADEIQSIAQDLENVLQNIYDDLCRIPASAFGSNSYMDVLIKSQSMMDYCEADIPINVTGNKPRRRSLQDNDTPRLVDFLQGMYHESHEFGGQMFNTLPEVAEYIEPLYDAFICPLTNEIMTDPVTIDSGVTCDRRAIEEYIERFSDSSEPVYCPVTKMTMQSKAMVSNASLKSVIEEWTTRNEAMRVRIARTALSLSTADTMVLEAIHELKLLAKLRVKNRELMHKIGVTKFLARLLDNHNGQIQFDALKLLCLLAEDEEGKDIIGKTKAIARTAKLLSSNSTDERHAAISFLLELSKSQLLLENIGSTPGSILILTTMKINSSDDPISAEKAGAVLKNLEKCPKNIKYMAESGYLEPLQSHLVEGSEEMQMEMVGYLCELVQEQELTIDINRSTSEILIKMAHGCNPMVCKAAFNVLAHLSLHRPNSKMLVNAGAVPVMIEELFIRKMDDEPVNSMATAATVLANIVESGIDPETTVVNKEGHVLTSKYSIYNFVHMLKCFMPDDLNLSIIRILLALTVLAKPLATVVSVIRENHRGHSIIELMSSPTEVLSLAATRLLITLSPHIGHTIVERLCKTQGQPRKVVKSISLAGRITERQAALATLLSKLPYRNTSLNIALVQDGAVPAILTAIKEVQNGAARSSRHTVPYMEGLIGTLVRLTATLYSPEVLKAAMDHDLASVLTELLDGAAGSDEVQRLAALGLENLSYQSIKLSQPPPDELQSKKNTILKLLKDSKAHSNNKKSSHHQVNICPVHRGVCSPATTFCLLEAGAMEGLLGCLENDNIRVVEAALGALCTLLDERVDVEKSVAALAELDAARHVLAALRQHRQNLLWQKCFCVVEKLLEHGDDQCVREVTGDRMLPTALVSAFHRGDESTKQAAESVLRRLHKMPDYSATYVSMEF